A region of the Bacillus basilensis genome:
TGCGCATCTATTAAATACGATAAGAACTATTTGGAGGTGAACATATGTCAAAGAAGGATGAACTAAATTCACCGGGAATTTTACAGAGCGCCGCAGAAGATCCTATTTTAATTGGTCCCAAGTTACCTACTATTCCACCATTTACGCTCCCTACAGGACAGACTGGTTCAACCGGAGTAACTAAACCGACTGGCATCGTTTCAGTTATATTTAGGCAAATTAGCACTCCTGCACCTGCCTCGATTAACCTCACATTACCAGCTATTAATGTAGAAGTTAATCAAATAGTAAAGTTAGAAGGGGTTTTCAGATCTGACTATGTTTCTAACCCCAGTCTTACAGAATTTAGTGTATCTTCAGTTCTTAATTTAGTGAGAGATGTCACCATTATTGCGATTCAGGTAGAAGCTCAAACCAATATTCAGAAACCGGCAAATACTCAAGCCCATTTAACCCACAATGTTTCAGTAATCTGGGTAGATATCCCTCCACCTGGGACTTATGTATACTGTCTGAATATGTCTGCCTCGGGAGTTAATATATCAACTAGCACTATTATGGATAGAAACTTAACTGCTACAGTAATTAGCATTTAAAGTTTAATTACAATAGATGCTCCCCATCGTTTTTTAAAGGACCACTACAACAAAGCTGGTTTCCCTCGAATTTGTTTTCATGATTTACGTCATACACATGCAACACTCATGCTTCAGGCTAGAGATCATCCTAAAATGGTTCAAGATCGATTAGGTCATTCTTCTACCCAAATGACTTTAGACAAGTACAGTCATATCACACAAAACATGCAACAACAAGCCGCAGAAAACTTTGAAAATGTAATTTTAATTGTGGAGCACAAGCCCCTAGTACACTACCTGCCATCGGTTTTGTTTTCAATGCTACTTCACCTCAATTCGCAACATTATTCACGCCACTACTATTGCCTAATCCGGACCCAAGCCCTAATATCACTGTCCCTGTAATAAATGATACAATCAGTACTGGAATTGATATTAGAATTCAAGTAGCCGGTATTTATCAAATCAGTTATACCTTAACAATAAGCCTCGATAACGTTCCAGTATCACCGGAAGCAGCTCGCTTTTCTTTTGACACTAAACTCATCAACTAATGTTATTGCAGGATCTGGAACCGCAGTTCTATCTAGTATCATCGGCACTGGTCAAGTCGAAGCAAGACACCTCAGGGTGTCTTTTCTTTATTTTCAAAAGGACCTGCTCAATTACTGTGTAAAAACATAAAATAATTTGAATCCATTAAAATACATGAGTGTACTCTTGTTTTCCCCTCTAATTAAAGGAGGAACTATTATGGGATTTGGTGGTAGTTGTGGCGGAGGCTGCGGTTTTGCTGGAGGATTTGCTTTATTAGTTGTATTGTTTATTTTATTAATCATAGTCGGCGCTGCTTGCTTCTGCTAAAAAACTATTGGAAAAGACACTCTTATATGGGTGTCTTTTCTTTATGTGTATATTATCCGATTCATTAGTTTGATTATAAACATATTTGGCTTCTCCAAAAAGATCACCAGTATCCCATTCGCAATCATAATGGGCACATCCTAAAGGATCGCCTTCATCTCGACCTCTTGAAGGTTTACCGTTATCTATATCTGGATGTTCTTTTTTAATGTATGTATCCAATTTAATAGTTATTGCACTGAGTTTTTCCATTTTTCATTTTTCTTTTAATCGCATTAGTTATTGATTTTAATTGAGGAATATTAACCTTTATTTCGATTATTTTCATAAATACTTCTTGAAATTCATGGACCTCATCAATGATGATAATTCCTAAATCAGTCTTTAATGTTGACTAATGTGCTGTATCGGAGTCTAAGCCATTTATAGGGAGTGAATTAGTTTTGCATGATTAATTATTACTAATTGGTTGAACTACCCCCACTTTCACTTCGTTTAGAAGAGGGGGATTCCTAAGTAAAGAGTTCTATCGAACTCTAATTTATTAGGCTAACCCCGCAGTCCTTGCGGTTAGAAGCCTTATCGCTTCATTCTTTAGATTGATACTTGCGTTAATATCCCGATCATGGTGTGTAAGACAAGAAGGGCAGTCCCATTTACGTAGATTTAGATTTTTAACGTCTTTGTTTTGATATTCACAACAAGAACATAATTGGCTGGAAGCAAATGTTTTCGATACGACAATGATTTATTTGCCGTACCATTTTGCCTTATATTCCAACATAGTGCGAAACTGTGACCATGATATCTCACTAATAGCTTTTGCTAACTTATGATTCTTTAACATATTCGATACTTGCAAATCCTCTATACCGATAACATCGTGGTTTTTGATGATTTCAGTCGAGATTTTGTCCAAGTAATCTTTTCTAGCATTCGTCATGTATTCATGAATTCTAGCTCCTTTTACTCGTTGTTTATTCCAGCGAGAAGATCCTTTCATTCTTCTAGAAAGAACACGCTGTGCTTTTGCCAATTTCTCTTCTAATGATCGAAAAAACTTCGGATTTTTATAGGTTGTTCCATCTGACAAAATGGCGAAATCTTTTAGTCCCACATCCATTCCAATGTAAGAATTTGTTTTTGGAAGTTCTTGCACTTCTGTTTCAACTAACAATGACACAAAGTATCTGCCAGAAGGGTTCCGTCTAACTATAGCATTTAAAATACGTCCTTTTACTTCACGACTTTTGGCAAATCGAACAAGACCTAGTTTTGGCAATTTTATTTTGTTTCCTACGACGGCAATGTTTTCATTTGTTTGTTTTGTGGTATAAGATTGCACGTTGTTCTTCTTAGATTTGAAACGCGGTGCATTGTTTTGTTTTTTGAAAAAGCGTGTATAAGCATCCGCAAGGTTGCGAACAGACGACTGAATCGCAATACTGTCCACTTCTTTTAGCCAAACAAACTCTTTCTTCATGGCAGGAAGTTTGGCAGAGCATGTACCATATGTCAAACCTTTTCCTGTTTCTTTGTATGCATTCCCCCATAGGGATAGGAAATGATTGAATACAAAACGAGAACAACCAATCGTTTTATTGATTAGGATCGCTTGTGATTTATTTGGATAGATACGAAATTTATATGCTTTATTGATCATCATTCGTTTCACCCCATTTCGATATGTGTCTATTATACAACAAACGTATATTCGATAGGTAGTGAAGTACCAGTTTATGTATGTCGAACAATTAAGATGGCTTCCTGCCATCCCTTGTCCGAAGCCAATTCATCTCCCACCTACTCACTTCGCGTTCCTTGAGGAAGGAGTCTTCTTGGCTAAAATGATAAACATGAGGTTTAATATAAATAATTAGATCATTCACTTTATATTTACTATTTCTATTAAAATACAAATTTACTATCATTTATCTTATCTACGGATACGAATCGATTAATAAACTAAATGCACCTGAAAAATTTCCCTTTGCAATATGAGCCATCGAAAAAAATTACCATCGGAAAAGATTCCCTACGGTAATTTTTTAATTTATTATAAGGGATTAGAGCTCTATAGCCCATTATCATTTCAAATTCGTCCTATTATAAACGTCTTTTTCTAAATCTATAGATGTGCCTCCTGCCAAATCCAAATTGCGATTCTATATTTGATATATTTATTTTACTCTTCCTTTATTGCAATCAGCAGTATCACATCCTAACTCTTCTAATGATACAAGGGAGATTTATCGTCTATAAACCAAATTCTTCTCCCCAAATTGAAACTTTTTCAAGATGATATGTTAATAATTCGCAATCAGAACGGTTATTGAATATTCTTCGTAACTGAGTATGCAGCCCCTTTTCTAATGTTCTCTGTAAATACGCCATTTTATATAGATCAATTGGAGCTGTTTTAAATTCAATCCCATACTTCTGCATTTGCTTTGTATATAAATTCACACAATGTGTGCGAATCTCTTCTGCATTGCTCTGCCAATCTTTTCTAAAGCCTAATAATATTTCGACTAAAACAACCATATCAAACCAGACGGGTCCGTATTTAATAGACTCCCAATCGATAAACTGAATATTCCATGGAGCATCTAGTGCCACATTATTACTACATATATTTTGCATATGAAGGTCTCCATGTGTTATAGATGAACCGTTTTCAAATAGTTCTGGAAAAAAATCTGGTCCCTTCTGAAGCAGTTTTATTAGCGATTGATGATAGGGTTTAATGGTCTCCCTTAACCTATCGTCTTTCACTGCGTCATCAAGAAAAGTAATCGTTCTTCCAATGTATTTAGATCGACCACTTCTCATTTTGCTTGATTCATAAATGGGGAGCCATTCATTCCAAGTATTTTTATATTTTTTCAAATTGTCTTCAAATGTGTATGCGTGAAGTTTGGCAACAGTGGGGATAATATGTTCTAAATGTTTTGGGGAGAAAGTAATCTGGCCGCGTACTTGCTGGACAAACTCCATGAATACCCAGGTTTCAGTTCCTTTTTTTTCAATATAATATATTTGAGGAAGAAACTCTTTTAATATAGGATACGCTCTTTTATATACTTGAATCTCTACTTCATTTCTATAGCTTGTTGAATTATATACTTTTAAAATAATGGGATAGTTTTTCATTTTTTTTCGAAGAAATAATTTGTAGATACTAGTTCTTGCTGTTGATTTTAGGCATTCAATGTTAGTAGAATCTATTGATACCCTTTGCCCCATTGAATAAGAGATTTTATCTGAAATTCTAAACTTCTTTAAATAATAGGCTAATTCCGTCACTTCATACAATGATTTCATTCCTTTCCTTTTTGTTTCCATGCATTCCTCAAATGAGACCATGCGCTTCTAATAAATGGCATCGGATCGTCCCATGCAAAAAGAGCGAACTCTTTTTTTCCTCGCAAGCCTTCATAAAAATCTTTCCATGTCATTTCAGCTCTTTTTTTCTTGTCACGGAACGTTAAATAATACCGCACAAGATAAATCCATTTGATACCATCTCTTTGTTTAAGTCTTGGCGCTGGGTTTTGCTTGGTTAAATATAAATAATACATATAAACAAAATCAATGCCTGCAGATTCTGTTAAGCTATGAGTTAACCAAAAACGGGGGTTGATTTCAATAAACTTATAAACATCATCTCGTGGGTCCTTTTTAAACTCTGCCATGCCAATACCTTTAAGTTGTATTTCTTTAAAAAGAGGTAAACATACATCCACTAGTTCTGGAATCTGTTTACTAACAATATGAGCTCCTGTTCCAAAGTCAGCTGGAAATTGATGGTTCTTTTGCAAGGAAAATAATGCTAATAACTCCATATTGTCGTCATAAAAAGTAGCCACTTTATAAAAATGCTGATTGTCTCCAGGAATGATTTCTTGAGCCATGAGCTTTCCATGCTGTCGGTATAATTCATACTCATTTCTTAGTTGATCTGGATTTTTTATAAATATAGCCTTTTTATTTATTTTTTTTCGAAACTTATGCCCCAAGGTCGGCTTTAATATACATGGAAAACCGAGGTTCAATATTGCTTCTTCTAGCTGTTCTTTATGTTCAATCACATATGTTTTTGGACATGGAATATTATGCTTCACAGCCAGTTCATACATTTTATGTTTATCTAGTATTGTTTCAATTAATGAATGCTCAGGAAACAAAAATAAATAGTAGTTAGACAGCTCCGCTCGATATTTTGAAATAAATACCACATAATCATCCGCACCTGTATACAAAACTGGTTTCAATTTTAATTCTTTAGCCAAGTGGATTAAAAAAGTTAATAATTCTTTTTCTTCCGATAAAGGACTTGGACATACTCCGCATGAAGCAAGACGTGATCTCCCTATCTTATAAGGTCCCTCTACATCAAAGGCATAAACTTTAATTCCTTTTCTCGCTAAACTTCTAATAATTCCAACTCCATTGGCACTTAAGTCCAGTACAACTGCACTGTGTTCATGATACATAGAATCCTTCCTCACTTAAATATCTTTGTAGATTTTTTCGATATGAGCTACCATGGTTTCTCTAGTTAAATATTTTTTAGCGAAGTTTCTTGCATTTTCACCTAACTGCTCCCGATCTTTCTGGTTTTCAATAACAAACTTTAATGCTTGTTTTAGTTTATTTACATCTCCTACATCTACTAGAATACCTGTCTTCTCGTGATGTACTAATTCAGGTATTCCTCCCGATGTTGTCGAAATGACACAAGCTCCACTATGCATGGCCTCAATAATAGAAATAGGCAGACTATCATTTAGAGTAGGAAGTACAAAAATATCGGTTTTACTTAAAATGTTTGGTACATCATCTCTTTCCCCTAAAAACTCCACCATGGAAAGATTCAAAGAAGCAACTTGCTTTTCTAACGCATCTCTCATCTCGCCATCTCCGACAATAAGCACCTTAATGTTTTCAGTATATTTCCTTTCCATCTGTGATAGTGCATCAAATAATACTTTATGACCTTTTCTGGGTCCTAATCTCGCCACACATGTAATAACGATTTTATTCTGTGCCAATGAATTTTTCACATCATACTTCTCAGGATAATCAATACCCGTAAGCACAGTTGTCATTTTCTCTTGCTTTGCCCCCAGTTGCATTAACGGTTGACGAAATGAATCACTGAGAATAATAAGCTGATTGGCAAATTCAATAGCTTTACTTTCTATTGTTTTATAATAGGCTTCTTCTAGTGAATCTTTTTCAAATATACCAAATTTCACCCGGTTAAAAGTAAACATCCCATGGGGTGTAAATAGCAAAGGTTTCTTATACAGTCGATTGATTTTTCCCAATATATTGGCTGTAAACAAATCTTGCGCATGAAAAACATCATATTTTTTTAAGTTGATATTTTTAAGCAGCATCATTTCGTAGATATACATATGTCTGCAATTTCTCACAATCGTGGTATTATAGCTTCCATAACGTGCATAAAAGAAATTTCTCAATTCTGGAACAACCCTTTTACGCAGGGTTCTTACTTCGCTCGTAAGAAATTGATTAGGAGATATAATATCGACTTTATGGCCTAATTTTTTTAAACCTTCACTAAGTGCTGTAATATAATTAGATAACCCACCTGTATGAGGATAGTCCCAAAACGTAGCAATTAATATAGAAAGTCTTCTTTTCTTTGAATTCACCTTTGGCTTTGCATCTACATATCGTTCTCTCGTTGCACTTTTCTTTTTGGATGATGAAGATGAAGGCATTCCATAATATTTATCTATCGCTTCAATTAAATAGGAATACGGAAACATACTTTCCTTTCTCATTGCCAGATCCTCCTTATCACTTCGAACGCTTCAGCGTATGATACGCCTATCGTCATGCCCCTAACCCTTCCTAAATGCTGAACGCCTTCATACGAACGAGGATGAGGAAAATCTCTCATTTCTACATCATAATGTTTGAGCGCCGCAATCTTTGAATCCATTTGATCTGTAATATTAACAAAATAATTAGGTTTGAAAACTTTATCATTTGTATAGACATTCCACTCACTAGAGGAAACTGTTTCAAACGTAATTAATTCTATCGGATCTCGCTTAGGTAGAGGTCTCGTTGCGGTCAAAACCGCTTGAAAGGTAATTAGATGATCAATGTTGACATCTCCATAATGGTGAGTGAAAATTTTACTTGGTTTATATTTCTGTATTAATTGTTCTATTTCTTTCGTTAATTGATGCAACGGAATTAATTCCAATTCTAAATTAGCATAATCGAGGAATATCACTTCTTCAATACCAATTTCTTTATTTGCATGCCTGCCTAGTTGATGTATTCGATCCGCTTCCTCCCTTCTTCCTGAAGCAATAATTATTGAAATAACCCGATGCCCATTTTCCACTAATCTTTTTAAAGTCCCTCCAGATCCTAATAACTCATCATCGGGGTGAGCACCAATAACTAAAACACACTCTCTCATAACAATTATCCCTCCCTATACGACCTAATGTATGAATGATGCTACAAAAAGAAACTGGCATTAGCGGAAATACCTCTCCATTGTTTGCCATCTTTTCATACCCTTTCCAGTCTTTCTCCACCCTAATTTCTTTACTTCCCCAACAATTTTATGATATAAGGGGTACTAACCCATGCCCATCAAGCTAATCGAGTAAATTACTAGATATGAAACGATCCTTGTTTTAAAACTAGCAATTGATAGAAAAGTAGGCATGCTAAAGAAGCCTATTAAAACGTGATTCTTTCGCTAGGAAGCTTGTCTATGCTTCACCGTCGTTTTATACACAATCCCTAGAATATCAAAGACGGTCATCTTCTTATAACGATGACATTTACTTTACGTAAAATTCGCTCAACTATTCGGGATATATCAAATGAATTTTGTAAATAATAAGATTGTTAAACGAGAAATTGAGGAGGACTTGTATGCTAAATCATAACAAAGCTAAAGAAAATTCGGGTTCTATTTTGAAACCTGATTTTGTTGGAACTGATGCAAACAAAGTAAAACAAGAAATTCAAAAAGATGTAAGTGAAGGACAAGGGGCAATGACTTCCCAAGAGGCAGGGGCAATGCGAGATTAAGAAAACACCTTGAGTGGTTTTGTTATTCTTCTGCTTCAAAATTTCAATTTGTAATTAAGTTTAAGACAAAAAGGAATTTCCTTTATTGAAAATTTTTATTCATTTGTTATAACATAAAAAAGGAATTGAGTGGTTCAGACTCAATTCCTTTAGTGAAGCATTTTATAAACGAATATATTTGTAAGAGAATCCGGCTTTGTGTAGGATTCTTTTACTTTGCTTGCAACATGAAATATAGAACCTTATATGCCATTTTTCTTATTTTTGGGGTGTTTGCCTTTATTAGCTTGATGACGATGGGGATCCTGCCCGCAAAAAGAGAGAGAAAATAATCTTGTATTAAGATTTACATGTATATTTGTTTATTTTTATAATGAATTTTAGAAGGGAATAATTAAGAAGCCAAATGAAAGTTTTAATATAAAAACGTTATACACAAGATAATTTGTTTTTTATCGATGCTCCACCCATCTATTATAAACAGAAGAACGTATATTTTTCACATAGTTCAGAAAATCTTGTGATAGTCCAAATTTCTTAAACCCTTTTAACAACTTCGTAGGAACCTCACTATTTGAAGTGAAAGCTCTTTTATGATCAATGACTTTCAATTGACCTTCTTCATTTATTAACACATGTCTTACTTCCGTGTCCCACCTAGTAAATCCAATCCTTTTTAATTCATCCAACATTATTAATATCCTTTCAGTTAGTTCTTCTGTAATTTGTTTTTCTTTTTTTAAGTGACGTGCAAGTGAAATTCCTTGTATATATTCCATGATAATATAATTTTCTCCATATCCATAAAGTCTTGGAATAATAGGTGATGATTGCCCAATTACTAGAGCTCTCAACTCTTTTTTTTGAGTTTCTTCCAGGAAAAATATTTTTACGCATTTATCATGGCTTAATTGGTATACTTCTCCATCTTTTCCGTCTCCAATGAGCTTATATTCCACTAAATCTTTTCTACTTATTGTTCTTTTATTAAAGTATTTGTTCATTTTTTATCTCCTTAATAAGTATTTCTTGATTTTGCAGTAGTCTCATCACACATTCTATGATTCATCACTTCCATATGTAACCTAGACCAGTATGTATTTTTAATTGAATAACTATTTCTGTCATTTTTTTGTATCAGGATTTTTAAAAACAATTTCATATCAAGATGTTACTTTCTCTTTAAAGATAATATTTTGCTTTTGATTTCAGACCACTAGGATCTCTTTATATTTTTTAAATTTTATCTAAACCCATTCGCTAATCTCATGTTTCGAAAAACTATAATTATTACCTTTCTGTATAATGTGAACTCGTCATTTTTACTATGATTAGTTATAAGGTGTA
Encoded here:
- a CDS encoding exosporium leader peptide-containing protein, which gives rise to MSKKDELNSPGILQSAAEDPILIGPKLPTIPPFTLPTGQTGSTGVTKPTGIVSVIFRQISTPAPASINLTLPAINVEVNQIVKLEGVFRSDYVSNPSLTEFSVSSVLNLVRDVTIIAIQVEAQTNIQKPANTQAHLTHNVSVIWVDIPPPGTYVYCLNMSASGVNISTSTIMDRNLTATVISI
- a CDS encoding YjcZ family sporulation protein — encoded protein: MGFGGSCGGGCGFAGGFALLVVLFILLIIVGAACFC
- a CDS encoding phosphotransferase, whose amino-acid sequence is MKSLYEVTELAYYLKKFRISDKISYSMGQRVSIDSTNIECLKSTARTSIYKLFLRKKMKNYPIILKVYNSTSYRNEVEIQVYKRAYPILKEFLPQIYYIEKKGTETWVFMEFVQQVRGQITFSPKHLEHIIPTVAKLHAYTFEDNLKKYKNTWNEWLPIYESSKMRSGRSKYIGRTITFLDDAVKDDRLRETIKPYHQSLIKLLQKGPDFFPELFENGSSITHGDLHMQNICSNNVALDAPWNIQFIDWESIKYGPVWFDMVVLVEILLGFRKDWQSNAEEIRTHCVNLYTKQMQKYGIEFKTAPIDLYKMAYLQRTLEKGLHTQLRRIFNNRSDCELLTYHLEKVSIWGEEFGL
- a CDS encoding carbamoyl-phosphate synthase, whose translation is MYHEHSAVVLDLSANGVGIIRSLARKGIKVYAFDVEGPYKIGRSRLASCGVCPSPLSEEKELLTFLIHLAKELKLKPVLYTGADDYVVFISKYRAELSNYYLFLFPEHSLIETILDKHKMYELAVKHNIPCPKTYVIEHKEQLEEAILNLGFPCILKPTLGHKFRKKINKKAIFIKNPDQLRNEYELYRQHGKLMAQEIIPGDNQHFYKVATFYDDNMELLALFSLQKNHQFPADFGTGAHIVSKQIPELVDVCLPLFKEIQLKGIGMAEFKKDPRDDVYKFIEINPRFWLTHSLTESAGIDFVYMYYLYLTKQNPAPRLKQRDGIKWIYLVRYYLTFRDKKKRAEMTWKDFYEGLRGKKEFALFAWDDPMPFIRSAWSHLRNAWKQKGKE
- a CDS encoding glycosyltransferase family 4 protein, encoding MRKESMFPYSYLIEAIDKYYGMPSSSSSKKKSATRERYVDAKPKVNSKKRRLSILIATFWDYPHTGGLSNYITALSEGLKKLGHKVDIISPNQFLTSEVRTLRKRVVPELRNFFYARYGSYNTTIVRNCRHMYIYEMMLLKNINLKKYDVFHAQDLFTANILGKINRLYKKPLLFTPHGMFTFNRVKFGIFEKDSLEEAYYKTIESKAIEFANQLIILSDSFRQPLMQLGAKQEKMTTVLTGIDYPEKYDVKNSLAQNKIVITCVARLGPRKGHKVLFDALSQMERKYTENIKVLIVGDGEMRDALEKQVASLNLSMVEFLGERDDVPNILSKTDIFVLPTLNDSLPISIIEAMHSGACVISTTSGGIPELVHHEKTGILVDVGDVNKLKQALKFVIENQKDREQLGENARNFAKKYLTRETMVAHIEKIYKDI
- a CDS encoding PIG-L deacetylase family protein, with translation MRECVLVIGAHPDDELLGSGGTLKRLVENGHRVISIIIASGRREEADRIHQLGRHANKEIGIEEVIFLDYANLELELIPLHQLTKEIEQLIQKYKPSKIFTHHYGDVNIDHLITFQAVLTATRPLPKRDPIELITFETVSSSEWNVYTNDKVFKPNYFVNITDQMDSKIAALKHYDVEMRDFPHPRSYEGVQHLGRVRGMTIGVSYAEAFEVIRRIWQ
- a CDS encoding AarF/UbiB family protein, which encodes MNKYFNKRTISRKDLVEYKLIGDGKDGEVYQLSHDKCVKIFFLEETQKKELRALVIGQSSPIIPRLYGYGENYIIMEYIQGISLARHLKKEKQITEELTERILIMLDELKRIGFTRWDTEVRHVLINEEGQLKVIDHKRAFTSNSEVPTKLLKGFKKFGLSQDFLNYVKNIRSSVYNRWVEHR